One genomic region from Marmota flaviventris isolate mMarFla1 chromosome 6, mMarFla1.hap1, whole genome shotgun sequence encodes:
- the Cdkn1a gene encoding cyclin-dependent kinase inhibitor 1 yields MTEPSGDARPVPHGSKACRRLFGPVDSEQLRRDCDALMAGCLQEARERWNFDFATETPLEGNFAWEPVKGLGLPKLYVTPGPRGGPDDPGRRPSTSAALLQGSSQEDHVDLSLSCTLVPRSPERPEGSPAGPGTSGGRKRRQTSMTDFYHSKRRLIFSKRRP; encoded by the exons ATGACAGAGCCATCTGGGGATGCTCGTCCAGTCCCTCACGGCAGCAAGGCCTGTCGTCGCCTCTTCGGCCCAGTGGACAGCGAGCAGCTGCGCCGTGATTGCGACGCCCTCATGGCTGGCTGCCTGCAGGAGGCCCGGGAGCGGTGGAACTTCGACTTTGCCACCGAAACGCCCCTGGAAGGCAACTTCGCCTGGGAGCCCGTGAAGGGCCTGGGCCTGCCCAAGCTCTACGTGACCCCGGGGCCCCGGGGTGGCCCGGATGACCCGGGCAGGCGGCCCAGCACTTCAGCCGCCCTGCTGCAGGGGTCATCTCAAGAGGACCACGTGGACCTGTCGCTGTCCTGCACCCTCGTGCCTCGCTCCCCTGAGCGACCTGAGGGGTCCCCTGCTGGGCCTGGAACCTCTGGGGGCCGAAAACGGCGACAGACCAGCATGACAG ATTTCTACCACTCCAAGCGCCGGCTGATCTTCTCCAAGAGGAGGCCCTGA